The genomic interval GGAGGAGAGCGACGCGTCGGCGGCCTGCCGGATCAGGCCGGGCGCGAACGGAAGACAGGCCACGGTGCCGGACAGACAGCCGATCCAGGTGAGGGCCAGGGCGTCGATCCGCGTCAGCAGGCGTTTCTGCGCGGTCGCGGCGGTGGCGTAGAGCACGGCCGAGGCCAGACCGAGCAGAACCCCGACCAGGTCGCCCCGCCCGTCGGAGGTGGTGATCGCGATGAGCGCCACACCGCTGAAGGCCACCGCCATGCCGATCATCAGCCGAACCGGAAAGCCTTCTCCCAGCAGCAGACCCGCGAGCACAGCGATCAGGACCGGCGCCAGGTTGACCAGCAGGGCGGTGGTTCCGGCGTCGAGACTCTGCTCGGCCCGGTTCAGGCTCACGTTGTAGAGGCCGAACCAGGCCACACCCCACAGCATCGCGGCGAACAGGAGCGGGCGTCGGGGTAGCAGAGGACGCGTACTCGCCCCGGTCGCCCGCCTCGCCTTCGCTGCCTGGAAAAGACCGACGGCCGTCAGCGCGACGGAGCCCGCGAGCAGGCGCCCCAAAGCCAGGGGACCGGCCGAGTAGTCATGGCCGGCGGCCCGGATGCCCACGAAGGCCGACGCCCACAGGACGACGGTGACACCAGCCGCACCGAGAGGCAGGAGCGAGGTGCGAGACGGTGCAGGAGGTGGGGCGAGGGCGGTCATGGGGTTCATCGTCGGGGTCGTCGCCGATGAAGCACCAGCACGCGTTACTACCTGACCATTAAGCCGCACTGTAGAGTTGTCCGATGCTGGACCTGCATCGCCTGCGCGTGTTCCGTTCGGTCGTGGCCAGCGGTTCGGTCCAGGCCGCCGCCACCAACCTCGGGTACACGCCCTCCGCGGTCAGTCAGCACATCACGGCGCTGCAGCGGGAGACCGGGCTGCCCCTGCTGGAACGCGTGGGCCGGGGGCTGCGTCCGACCGCGGCCGGGCTGGCGCTGGCGGCCGAGGCGGACGACCTGCTGACCCGGCTCGGCGTCACCGAGGCCCTGGTGGCCGACCTACGGTCGGGGCGCACGGGGTCACTGTCGATCGCCTACTTCGCCTCGGCGGGCGCGATCTGGCTGCCGCCCCTGGTGCACCGGCTGAGTGACGAGTTCCCCGGCCTGCGCATCGATCTGCGGCTGAGCGACGTCCCGCCCGACAACCCCGACGAGCGCGCGGACCTCCATCTCGTCGTGGCCCAGAGCACGTTCACCGCGGGCACCGGCTTCGCCGTGCACCACCTGCTCGACGATCCGTACGTCGTGGTCCTGCACCGCGCCCATCCGCTGGCCGCCCGCGAGGAGATCGAACTGGCCGAACTGGCCGGTGAGCGATGGATCGACAACGACTTCACCCAGGGCTGGTGCCGGCAGAACCTGATGGACGCCTGCGCCGCGGCCGGGATCAGCCCGCCCTTCCACGTCGAGGCTCACGACTACCGCGCCGCCATCGCCTTCGTCGCCGCCGGCATCGGGGTCACCGTGATGCCCGAACTGGGCGCCCTCGCACCGCCCGAGGAGGTGGTGGTCGTCCCGGTGGTCCGCCCCCGTC from Kineosporia sp. NBRC 101731 carries:
- a CDS encoding LysR family transcriptional regulator; the encoded protein is MLDLHRLRVFRSVVASGSVQAAATNLGYTPSAVSQHITALQRETGLPLLERVGRGLRPTAAGLALAAEADDLLTRLGVTEALVADLRSGRTGSLSIAYFASAGAIWLPPLVHRLSDEFPGLRIDLRLSDVPPDNPDERADLHLVVAQSTFTAGTGFAVHHLLDDPYVVVLHRAHPLAAREEIELAELAGERWIDNDFTQGWCRQNLMDACAAAGISPPFHVEAHDYRAAIAFVAAGIGVTVMPELGALAPPEEVVVVPVVRPRPVRSIHAVVRDAAAATRPGALALELLRTTSRTHRAAPMLSPGS
- a CDS encoding DMT family transporter translates to MTALAPPPAPSRTSLLPLGAAGVTVVLWASAFVGIRAAGHDYSAGPLALGRLLAGSVALTAVGLFQAAKARRATGASTRPLLPRRPLLFAAMLWGVAWFGLYNVSLNRAEQSLDAGTTALLVNLAPVLIAVLAGLLLGEGFPVRLMIGMAVAFSGVALIAITTSDGRGDLVGVLLGLASAVLYATAATAQKRLLTRIDALALTWIGCLSGTVACLPFAPGLIRQAADASLSSTLSLLYLGVFPTAIAFLAWGYALSRTNVGRLAASTYVVPPLVVLMSWALLGEVPGVLALVGGVLCLAGVGIATVRRAR